Below is a genomic region from Vitis riparia cultivar Riparia Gloire de Montpellier isolate 1030 chromosome 5, EGFV_Vit.rip_1.0, whole genome shotgun sequence.
CATTGAATTAGCTAAACATGGTGGAAGATTTCTCCTCACAACCAActtttggttgccaagaaagtaaaatagaaaagaatggaaatgaaaggaagagaaaaactaaatttttattaaagaattcaaGAAGAAGAGTTCAATCTCTCCCCATGACACCTTCTAATTGGccacttatttaaaaaatgatataaaatatcttaaaataattataaaaaaaatgatgatttttgaATGATCCAGGCCTATCTTGGGTTGTGGAGTGCCAAATATGTCGAATTCAAAGTAGAGGAGGTTTGGGCTTGAATTGGTTGTGGATGAATTCGAAATGGAATGCAAATTTGAATTGGATTCAAATTAGAGGTTGGTTTCTTCCCTTGGGCAGTGGATGAATTCAACAAAATTCGAATtggaaaatatggtgttttttggaaacatattttagttgttttcacttctTTACTAAAGGTTGTGTCAAAAGCTAATGAagcaaatatgaagaataattaactacattataaaattattttttaaaaaatatttgaaaacatagaaaataaattgaaaatatttcgagtttccaaataaacttttgctctagaaaacattagagaactgtttttgaaaattgttctcaaaaactattttttgactttgagaatagttttaaaaaaggTTAGAAACAAACCCTTTGATTTCTCTTCTTGTAAGGTAGTTAGCTATTGCATATCATAGTCTCAGCATTCATATTGCATATTCATGTTGAGAGTGAATTTCAATGATAAACTATACTTAGAGAGaaggtgaataggtgtttttaaacaaattcaagAGATCCTCCAACACATATATTATCTTTCCTTAGtctttagttgattttattgattggttggggtcGAATTGAGGAAGGGAGTATTTTCGTTTTCCCTATCCTTTTTGGCGCTATTTAGCGGCCATTGTATACAccgtgtgtactttggtgcactttttttggtgttttaatACTATTTgcatttacctataaaaaaaaatattatctttcttTAGGATTTCTCATAGCTTATTCTTttcttccaacaacttttctacaaagatgaaaaatcaTATGCAACAACACTCttccaaaaatttatatattcaaGTCGCATGCAAATGTTTTAACAATCCCCAacacaaatttttaataacaaattctTCCTCAACACATTTCCAATTACTACTtcatatcttcttttttttttctttttttttataggttacTGCTTGATATCTTTATCAAATTGAATAGAAAATCATTCAAGATATCCAAAGGATAATTTCacctatttcaatttttttttcattcatccaACAGATAAGCTCAAGTAACAAATGATCTCAATAATTGGAAATAACCAAAAGAGtagaataagaaagaaagagacgATGAAACTAGTTTTTTACATGAAAAGActccaaagagataaaaaaccatgagcTTACAAGTGATCGAAAACATCcactaaaacaaacaaaaactgaatacaaggttttacctaactCAAATCTACCAATTCTATTCAGACCACTTGACTAGCACCTTTCGACTTTCAGTTTCACACCTTCTTTCGGAGCACAATTAGAGTTCACACCAAGCTCAATCTTGGCCTCTTCTTGAGttctcataaaaagaaaatgggttttcacCCAAACTTAAACAAGTGAGAAAACAAGAGatgaataaaatagaagaatcaaccaattttttttaaaaaaattccaatggAAAAGTGATTTGGAAATCAAGGTGAAAGaggattttcttggcaaccaaacactCCTAATTTGGTATGAAAAGAGAGaactcaagaaagaaaaaaatggttgctAGTGTCTCccctaatctaaacttgaagcATTTTGGTATAAAAAGAAAGGGAACCCGTGATCCAATGGCTAAGAAAAGATCTAACAAAAGATGGATCAATCTTATCTAAATCTAGATCAATCATGGAACAAGGCACATAAAGACTTAGTTAAAAAACTATTGCCCTGACTTCCttaactctttttttaaaaaaaaaactagttcaAGAAAAATACCAATTTGAAAAAAACTGGTTGATTCAATTTCTCATCCATTGACAACCTCAACTACATACCTTAGCCTCTGACCAACTTTTACATCTTGCTCTTCGTTAGGTAAGTAGTTTGAGAAAGGATTTGGAAAATCAAGTTACGCGACATTTAGGAATTTTTGTCCGGAATTGTCAAATATTCACACATGTTCACTTTCATTCTTTTATAGTGCTTCTTTTAAAAGTGGGAGCAGTCTTTTTAAGTTTTCCACAAGATGTATAATCACAAACCGATCAAGTTTTTAAAGTTGCAAATGCCTGATTTTTTCCTTAGCATTTCAAATGAGAAGCAGTAGGCAGCATAAGTATCTAATCTAATATTAAGTGAGATGTCTGTCTCATGTTTCATTGTAACCAGGTAGTGTATGAGCATGCCTCAACAATGATATATATGAGGTGGATTGGAAATGtttatatgatattttccaATATCTTTGTGTTTCTATGTCtccttttgttttaattttcaataatgaACTCCCTGAACCATAGAATAAGCATAACTGAAATATTCATAGCAAGTTTTAGAAGCTGGGAGCCAAGAACCACCAACCTATAAAGGGCAGAATCACCATGCTTAACTGAAAAGTTTACCAAGTGATGGAAATAACTGCTACTAATGTTGAGATAGATTATAGCAAGACTTTATGAAATGAATCGTTTGTTTCCGatcaggaaaagaaaaaagaaaaagacaggTGTTTTAGCAAGCCAATAAAGGATTGAATCTTAGGAAGTTAGTATTAATATCCATTGTTGTAGTTAAGGCTACAAAAGgttgaaatagtttttcatgttCAACAAACACTAGGGACATAGTGAGTGAGCaaatatggtaaaaataaaaattagtcaGTTGAGGATTCTAAAAGCTTAAAATGACAATTACCAAAAAGGACATGGGCTAAGGTACTTACACTGAGCAAAAATATGATAGACTatgattaatttgaaaacatggCCCTGGATAGAGCATAATGGTGAAAAAAGAATTGTTAAGCCACCTCCAAATGGTTAAGATAAACAATTTTGAAGCGAAGTTCTCTAAACTAATTTTCTGAgagtcaattttttcttttatgtcatACATGCCAGTTTTATTGACTTGCAAACCACAAAACTTGTTATGATGTCTCTTTGTCTATATGGAGTTTTCAATAGTGAGGGAGGTTGACCACATTGGTTGTGAGGTGTGCAAGCTTGAAGGAAGAGTGGAGCAGACTTGGGGTTGGTGGGTGATGAGTCTATGGTAATAGCCCCATAAAGGATCTTCAAGGTGGGGATTTCTTGTAGAATTTCGAGTGTGCTTCAGAATCTTAAGTTCTTAATTGATTCAAAGTCCTTTTAATTGAGACCCTCCCTGCAAATTTATAGGGGTTTTTGGAATGTAAGTCAGCTAGGTTACAAATCCATGAGCCAACAAGGCTTGCCCTGCGTTGGTGATCAATTAGATGGTGGTCTCTTCTTCCTTTCACTTCATTTGTGATGAGGTTGCCAATCTTAGAACTACCCTTGTCTTAGCAGGTCTCAACGCTAACCATCAAATTAAGATCTTTGAAACATCTAGTATACTCGATGGAAGGGTGGGTTGAACCCACCATCGAGGTGCATCAACCTATGTTAGGCTTCCTAATCCTTGCTCTTAGCTTGATTGATGTCGAGTGTCAGGTTACTGTGCTACTATTTACTTTAAGGGCAAGCATCCTCAAGTGAGCCCTCTCTTGGAGTTGGTCATGAGAGTAAGTACACCCTCTTGATAGGGTTAGAAGGGTTTAAGTTGAGCTAATATGTAAAGGTGGAGAACTAAACATCTGTCATAGTAAGTGAAGCATGACTAGGTTGGCCTTTTCATTCATGTTATGAGGTGACTTCTCCAATTCTAAGGTAAATAGGAGAATTTCCTTCAGCATCTACTATTAGTGGGCATCCTCATTTTGTGTACATCCAAGGAGGTTAGGTATTTGACCATGGGGCAGGCTCCCATTCTAGGTTGGAGAGCTTACCTTctataaatgtattaatttcTGTATGCATGAATAGAATATGATACTGatactttcctttttatatatatacttttgttGTCAACTATTGTTATAAATGTAAATACGGTGAGAcagtttgattttttgttttttattgtttttcttttcgaCATGCAGGTTGCATCTCCTGTCAAAATGACAATTGAGATGTACGTGAGAGTTTGACTGTTCAACTattcatgcttttttttttttcttcatttgccaatttctttttattttatctcattctATCTTTTTTGGGGTAATGGCAGATATTCGACATGTGTGATTCCCATAAGTGCATTCTTTGCCTCAAGTCTCTGGTAAGAGCCCAAATATAGCAGAATTGATTTGCTGTTTTTGTTTAGTGGAATTTCCTTAATTGTGGAGGTGTTAGTTGTTACATATTACATCTCTATGTGTTTCTATATTTTGTTCAATCATAAATGAACAGTGAATGAAAGTCGTGAGGATTTCATTTGTAGATATGAACCATTGATCACAACTAGCAAGAATATCAGGTTCATTTGAATTTGTTGAGCACTAATTTGTAATCATTTTGTGGTCAAAATTGGGATATCTCCTTGGACCCCTGTAGACCATGGGGATTTCAGCAGAATCTCATCAGTTATAGGTGTTAATTGGAGCTGTTTGGACTGTAGAATGTTACAACTTTCTCTTTGTGAAATTCTTGGGCAGTTGCTTTTtctcatttaacttttttttcttttccaactaGGTTGTAGCATATGTGTCTGTTTTCCCTTTGGCCTTAAAGCAGTTTTGGAATGTAAACTTTTACCACTTGTTTAGATTTGTACGAATCGTGACTGTAGGACAGATTTTGTGTCTGAGCCACTTAATATTGATGCTTGTTTCCATTATATTTTGTCTATCTGCTAAATTGCTAAGGTTTCAGAGGTGTAAGTGGGTTCTTTTTAGTGTTGATCCATTAAGGTTCAAAGTGATCAGGAATCTGACAGAATCTGAATTGGTCTACAGATGTCTTACATGGATTTAGGGATGAAAGCTATCCAAACAAAGTTGATTATTAGGTTTTCAAGCTCAGCTTGGTTATACTTGTGTCATGCTCTAACTAAGGTCAAGATTCGTAGAACCAAGCTGACATGCCTTGTTTAAGTTTGGTTTATGAAGGCTTAGGTGATTTACTTCACATCTGATTTTAAAACTGAGGTTGGTTTATAAAGGCTTTGGATATTCTGGCACAACTATCATTGGACTTCGATTTTTCTTATTAGAATGGTTTCATCAATATTTCTGCTGTACAGTAAACTGCTTGAAAATATTAAGGATATGTACTGTTGTATAAATACTTCATAAGTTTAGCAAGACATAGTTACTTCCATCCTTCAGACCCTTTCTTTCAACTTTTTGCATATGATGCTGCTATGTTTTTTGAGGGATGACATCTGTGGTCTTTTTGTTGTTGTTACAGGTTTGGTAACACTGCTTACTTGCACATATCTGTGGCCTTCATCCAGATGCTCAAAGCTCTAAGTATGTGGAAATAAAGTGCagatcatttttcttaattttatgcTGCTCCTTAACTCTACTGAATGgatactttctttctttctttttttaattcctgTTTTTTGAATATTGCAGTGCCAGTGGCAACATTTCTGATGGCTGTCATCTGTGGCACTGACAAATTAAGGTGTGACGTGTTCTTGAACATGCTGCTGGTCAGTGTTGGAGTTGTAATTTCCTCGTACGGGGAAATTCATTTTAATGTAATTGGTACAGTTTACCAGGTTACTGGCATCTTTGCAGAAGCTCTTAGGCTGGTCTTAACTCAAGTTCTTCTCCAAAAGAAGGGCTTGACTCTAAATCCTATCACCAGCCTATATTACATTGCTCCATGCAGGTACCAAATCTGATGCTTTATTAACCCTATTTTTTAAGTAAGTCTCCCCGCTCAATTTATGGCTAGCTTtgtaaaagtagaaaaaatcAACTGTTCTTGAGGTGATTGAAACCCTTTGATATCGATAAATCTTTGATTTTGGACATTGGAACTTGATTTTTCGTGGATACTGGTGCAAGAATGAAGCTTCTATCTTTGCTGAGCATGTGAAATTTATTACTGAATAGTTGTCTAACTTCTTACTAGATAGCCCTATCTTCATGACTTCCATGTGTCTGTTCTTATCCTGAgagtttgctttcctttttatcCTTTCCACGGATGTTCACATTGCACTCACACTTCTCTACCTTGCTGCTGTGATGCTTATTTTGGTTGTTGGGGAGTTACGGGTAATGCTATTATCAAAATTGGTTACATTTTTTCATACTTTGTCATGTGCAGTTTTGTCTTTCTATTTGTACCCTGGTATTTTTTGGAGAAGCCACAGATGGAAATTTCACAGATTCAGTTCAATTTCTGGATCTTTTTCTCTAATGCTCTTTGTGCATTAGCCTTGAACTTCTCAATTTTCTTGGTAATTGGTCGAACTGGAGCAGTTACCATCCGGGTTGCTGGTGTTCTGAAGGACTGGATACTTATAGCCCTTTCAACTGTTATATTTCCAGAGTCTACAATTACTGGGCTGAATATTATCGGCTATGCAATTGGTATGTTTCCATTCACATGAAGTGCAGAAGTTCTCAATCATAGCCAcatcttttttctctcaaactttTAACGGTCATCTAAATTGTATGGTTTTCTTATAATGCAGCATTATGTGGTGTTGTGATGTACAACTACTTGAAAGTTAAGGATGTCCGTGCAGCCCAACTCTCTTCCGAAAGTCTTCCAGAAAGAATTGTAAAGGTCAATCTTATCAATAATTGTTGATTTGGTTAGGATGATTGATGGATAAATATTCTAGGTTTGTTTTTAACAAACTTTGCAGAGGTATCACCCAATGGTGTTCACTTTTTTGGCTTGAAGGAGGCGTGGATGTCGGTTTTGAGAGGatgatttccattttttccattttgtttagCGTGTGATCAAAATGATTTGCTGTCTATATAGGGCCTATAAATATTTGTTCTAACAATGCGTCGTCATTTTGGGAAATGCAGGATTGGAAGTTGGAGAAGAAGTCATCTGATATTTTCGTACCCGACAGTAGCAATGACAACAACATTCGAGGTAGCGGCGGAGGAAATAGCCCGGCCTCGGATTTGAATGTGGCTGAAGCCACACCTCTACTTCCATCGGCTAGACTCTCTCATATCGGACGTTCACAGCTTACCATTCATACGGCATGATTCATGAGAACCCAGATATAGATCAGTGTCAGAAAGCCTATCTATCCAAGTGTGACGTAACAAGAAAAAcgaaaatcattcttttttagcCTTGTTACACTGAAGGCTAAGGGCAATCATTGATGGAGATCTATAGATCATGTCTTTGTATTTATATTCATGGTCTTTCAGTGTTCAAGCGGTCCTTGCTATAATTGAGGCTCTTGATTTGGACACCCCATTATTTTCCTTCTGCAAACGACATGATTTTGATTGATGTTGAGTGTCCGATTAATGATGAGAACCAGGAATTTCCACGGCAGTGGCATATAATCGATTGTAGATGTCAAAATGATTCTCCTCttatatagaaattttattgattactattttcatttcattttttcatagCTTAGCcgtgtaaaaactatataatagTATGGCCATGAATTTAGCGGCAACATGAAATCTCGCCACTGGCTTCAGATCAGTAAAGAAAACTCTCCAAAAAGAACGGATTGATGCCTAAGACATGTAGAAACATGGGATTCATAGCAGAATTGATCGAGTATTATTTCTGTCCTAGCTCTACAACAATTTCAGAATGTATACAGAAGAACCGTAAGGTTCAAAACAAAGCAAGAAGGGCAAAGGTAAAATAGCCACCTCAGATATGATTTACACATAGAATCACAAACATGATATACACATCTCAGGCAAGAATAGATATAGACCGAAACGattaaaaggggaaaaaaacagaAGGCGCACAATCCTCACCTCTCTGTGTTCCACCCACACATCGAACCATATAATAATCAAAAGGAAACCACTCACAATCTGGACACAAATGGGACCTACTCCAAATAATCCGAAGCCTTCAGATACAACAACCTCCTTGAAGGGGCTGGAGGTGCCAATCCAGGGACGTCTCTGATGCTCTTGTTGTTGGGGTTCacaatctaaaattttagaaaatataagttaGAATGGAGAAACGCACACAATCAATGCAGCCAAAGGCTAGTATGATGAAAATTGTTAGGTAATGCTGCAAGACAGAATAGAAACACTAGGGTGAGATCCTATCAACTTGGTGTAACTAATAAGCATAGGTTTGCAGTCCAGGCTATGAAGATGGATACTGCTAGACCCCATGCTCTAGCTCCACCAAGCTACACAGACAATGGCCCTTCTGAACCTAAAATTCTGGAGTATTTTGCCTATTAAATTTCTAGCATCTTGGCATTCACATTTCACATTTTATGGTTTCCATGGGCTTTGTATTGTCTACCAATGGAAGTTCTACCACTAAAACCAAATACAACAGAGCTTTTCAATTTTCCTGTAAAATTTTCCTATGCCAAAACTCCAATGATGCAGCTTAAGAAGACACTATGTGCTTGGTGGGACTGCAGATTCAgatccatttctttttttttggatttttttatctATAGCCCAAAATCTATCCCAATAGCTAGGCATTTGTCCCAACTGCAGGCGAAGCAAAACCTGGTGGACCAGTAGCTCTACCCTTACCACTTAAATACAAGGGAGGATCCAACTCAAGACCTCTAGTAAAGAGCACCTACCGCTGAGCTACACCTCAGGGGGCAGGTTTGGGGTTCATTTCACCTTTAAGTTCAATTAAAGCAGGTGAGTTAAGCACGTTGCAAAAGTTCAAGGTCATAAATGATAAATGCGAGAGAATACATACCTTCACAATGATAATGGCTATTACACCACAGACAATAAGAAATAGGAAAAGCATTATGCATTTATCTGTAGCCACCTGGAAAATGTTTGGGGTTTAGTTATAAACGAGAAATAAATGGAATGTAAATTGAGCATGGAATCAGATAAAATACACACCTGCCTACCAATCTCCTTCACCAGCTGAGAGGCCTTCTTGATTGAGAATTGAATTGTATCCAGCTCATTAACAATGCGGCCCATTTGGTCAGTCTGCAGAATATTAAGATCAGGAATAAAGGTACCAAACCTTAAGAACAGCAACAAGAAGAATAAGTAGATGATCAGCAATGTTTACTTACTTGGCCTTTTAAGGTAACAGCGGTTCCTGTTCCCACTTCAATTGTTTGTGCAACAACCTGAAGTTAATCTTAAAGTTCAGAACACAAGTGAAAGCAACATTTgcaaagaaaattacaactgTTCACCTGTTTAGAGCGTTCAATGGTCTGATCAGTCTCATCCATCGTCTTGTTCCCAGCTTGTATAAGCTCTTGATTGGACATTGCTACACGGCAAACCATGTCAATAAGACAATGAGGCTAACTAgatctatttttatattcagGTGTGAAataagaacaaataaataaatgaattgaaataaaaattagaaatagttTTGTCCTCAATATTGAGAGGAAAGGGAATCAGTGCTCCTCCCACTGTGTCATACTTAGAGATTGTTAGTTAACCATAATAAGTAGTTACAATTAAAAACACCATAATAAGaggttaaaattttatttcataaaaattttaaaaaaaagaaaaaaaagaaaaaggacccATAGTAAgtggttaaaataaaaagaagcaaGTTCTAGTCCTGCAATTTTAAAGTTCAACTAGAtgtttaatatgaaaattttccaacTAGATGTTTAATATGAATCTCCTGCCTAGGAATTCTGGATGCAAttggacaaagaaaaaaagaagttcAACCTAGGAATGAGAATAATAAGATTCTAAATCTGAATAGGAGTTGAACAATAGGCATAATTATAGTAACTAAGTGGAAGAAGAACAAATAGTAAAAAGGGATATGCATGTCttctttaaaattacaaaatacgtatcattcttttttatcaAAGGTCCAAGTCTATGCAAGATTCCACCATCCGTATAGGAATTGAACAAACAGTATAGTCAATATGCAGAAGATGAACTAATAGTAAAAAAGGAATATGCCAATTCTAACGGAAGGCATCAGTCTGCAAAATTTGGCAAACCAAATCAGGAGTTGGACAGTGTTCATAATTATGGTaatgtttttctctctctttgggGTGCATAAGG
It encodes:
- the LOC117913917 gene encoding probable sugar phosphate/phosphate translocator At1g48230 isoform X2 yields the protein MMINKPLVLTYLYLLIYIVLSSGVILYNKWVLSPKYFNFPFPITLTMIHMGFSGAVAFFLVRVLKVASPVKMTIEIYSTCVIPISAFFASSLWFGNTAYLHISVAFIQMLKALMPVATFLMAVICGTDKLRCDVFLNMLLVSVGVVISSYGEIHFNVIGTVYQVTGIFAEALRLVLTQVLLQKKGLTLNPITSLYYIAPCSFVFLFVPWYFLEKPQMEISQIQFNFWIFFSNALCALALNFSIFLVIGRTGAVTIRVAGVLKDWILIALSTVIFPESTITGLNIIGYAIALCGVVMYNYLKVKDVRAAQLSSESLPERIDWKLEKKSSDIFVPDSSNDNNIRGSGGGNSPASDLNVAEATPLLPSARLSHIGRSQLTIHTA
- the LOC117913917 gene encoding probable sugar phosphate/phosphate translocator At1g48230 isoform X1, whose amino-acid sequence is MMINKPLVLTYLYLLIYIVLSSGVILYNKWVLSPKYFNFPFPITLTMIHMGFSGAVAFFLVRVLKVASPVKMTIEIYSTCVIPISAFFASSLWFGNTAYLHISVAFIQMLKALMPVATFLMAVICGTDKLRCDVFLNMLLVSVGVVISSYGEIHFNVIGTVYQVTGIFAEALRLVLTQVLLQKKGLTLNPITSLYYIAPCSFVFLFVPWYFLEKPQMEISQIQFNFWIFFSNALCALALNFSIFLVIGRTGAVTIRVAGVLKDWILIALSTVIFPESTITGLNIIGYAIALCGVVMYNYLKVKDVRAAQLSSESLPERIVKDWKLEKKSSDIFVPDSSNDNNIRGSGGGNSPASDLNVAEATPLLPSARLSHIGRSQLTIHTA
- the LOC117913918 gene encoding novel plant SNARE 13, whose product is MATDLQMTPQLEQIHGEIRDNFRALANGFQKLDKIKDPNRQSKQLEELTGRMRECKRLIKEFDREMKDEERGNPPEVNKQLNDEKQSMVKELNSYVALRKTFMSSLGNKRLELFDMGAGASDPTADDNVQVASSMSNQELIQAGNKTMDETDQTIERSKQVVAQTIEVGTGTAVTLKGQTDQMGRIVNELDTIQFSIKKASQLVKEIGRQVATDKCIMLFLFLIVCGVIAIIIVKIVNPNNKSIRDVPGLAPPAPSRRLLYLKASDYLE